The DNA segment GCAGGTTGTAGCGCCCGTGCAAGCGATTGGCGAATTTTTGCGCGCGGGCGCTCATCTCGCTGGGCGTGCCGTCCATGTTCAATGGCAGGCCGACGACGATGGCATCGGGCTTCCATTCTTTGATCAGTTTTTCTACCTGGGCCCAGTCGGGGATGCCGTCCTGGGCTTTGAGGGTGCACAGCTCGCGGGCTTGGCCGGTGATCACCTGGCCCACCGCGACGCCGATCTGTTTGGTGCCGTAGTCAAAACCCAGCAGCAGGCGTAGCTCGCTCATCAGGCGTGGCCCGCCTGGCTGGTCAGCAGGCTGAGGTTGATCCCCAGCAGTGCAGCGGCAGCTTCCAGGCGCTGCTCGCTGGCCAGGCCAAAGATGATCTCGGCATCGAACGGGCAGTTGAGCCAGGCGTTGTCGGCCAGCTCAGCTTCCAGTTGACCTGCTTCCCAGCCGGCGTAACCCAAGGTAATCAGGCTCTGTTTCGGCCCGTTGCCTTCAGCGATGGCGAACAGCACATCCTGCGAGGTGGACAGCGACAGGCCGTCGAGCTCGATGGTGGCCTGGAAGCTGCGCTCCGGGGTGTGCAGGACGAAGCCACGGTCGGTTTGGACCGGGCCGCCTTGGTAGATCGGGATCTGCAGGGTGCTGGCAGGCGCCTCATCGTCGGGGCGCAATTGCTCGAGGATGTCGGCCAGGTTCAGCTCCTGGGGCCGGTTGACCACCAGGCCCATGGCGCCATTGGCGTTGTGCTCGACGATGTAGGTCAGGGTCTGGGCAAAGTTCGGATCGGCCATGTGCGGCATGGCGATCAGGAACTGATGCTTGAGGTAACTCGGCGTGAGGGTTTTCATGGGGGATAGTGTGGCGCCAGGTGGCGAGACTGACAAGGTGCTGCACAGTGTCTGCAGTCCCGACCGCACACTGTCGTGCATTGGATAGGTCATTGGCAGCGCTGCCCGACCTTGTGGGGGCGGGCTTGCCCGCGAAGAGACCGGTTTGAGCACCCTTGTGGATGGCCAGGCTTCGCCCTCGTTCGCGGGCAAGCCCGCTCCCACAGGCCCGCTCCCACAGGGTGGGTGCCAGATCAACCCATCAGCATGGGTTCAGTAATGGCCTAATTGCTCGACAAGCGGTCGCCGCGGGCAAAGCGCCAGGTGCGGATGATCTCCAGGCGATCGAACTCGGCCAGATCCCCGGTAAACGGCGCAAATGGCGCCGCCAGGCGCACAATGCGTTGGGCAGCCTGGTCGAGCACCGGTTGGCCGGACGACTCCAGGACCAACACCTCATACAGCGAGCCATCGCGGTTGATCGACACCATCATGCGCAGATTGCCGTAGATCTGCTGGCGGCGGGCATCGTCGGGATAATTGAGGTTGCCGACCCGCTCGACCTTCTTGCGCCATTCCTCTTTGTACCAGGCGCCTTTGTCGCGCATGGTCGAGGCGGCATTGAGGCGGTGGATGCGCGGGCGCTTGGCATACAGCTGTTGTTCGTTGGACAGCTCTGCCTCAAGGCTGGCGATCTGGCTGGACAGCTGCGAGCTGTCGAAGTCGGGCGTGGCCGCGGCAGGCTTGGGCTGTGGCTTGCTTTCCTTGGGCTTGGGCTCGACCTTGTGCAGCTTGCTCGCCTGCGTGGCCACCGCGGACTTGTGTGGCGCCGGCGGGGTCTCGGGCTTGGCCGCAGGGGGCGGGGTGACCTTGTTGATCTTGCTGTCCTGGAACGGTGCAAGTTCGGTGGTCTTGGGCACCGCCTTCTTGTCCAGGGTGCCGCTGCCTTGCTGATTGTCCTGGGCCTGGAAGTCGGCCTTCTCGGGCGGCTTTTCGCTCTTGAAGGTGGCCAGGGTGATGTCCATGGTGTGGCGGATTTCACTGGGCTTGACCACGGTAAAGCCGACGCCAAGGATCAGCGCCAGGTGCACCAGGGCAGCCAGGAACAGGGTAAAGCCGAGCCGGTCCGCCGGGCGAACGCGGGGTGGCAGCATGTCGGCAGGGATGTCGGCGGGCAGCGTCATCAGGTATCCAGCAACCGCGAAGCGGGGCAGCAGGTCAGGTGAAAAAGACCCGCATCATACCCCACTGCGCGGTTTTGCTCCGCGTTGGTGGTCAGCGCGCCTTGAGCTTGCGATCAATGGCGTCCATCAGTTGCGCACCAATCTGGGTGCCAAAGGCGTTGTCGATCTCGCGGATGCAGGTCGGGCTGGTGACGTTGATCTCGGTCAGGTGCTCGCCGATCACGTCCAGGCCGAC comes from the Pseudomonas urmiensis genome and includes:
- the ruvX gene encoding Holliday junction resolvase RuvX; translated protein: MSELRLLLGFDYGTKQIGVAVGQVITGQARELCTLKAQDGIPDWAQVEKLIKEWKPDAIVVGLPLNMDGTPSEMSARAQKFANRLHGRYNLPVHTHDERLTTFEAKGERMARGGQRGSYRDNPVDAIAAALLLQGWLEANT
- a CDS encoding YqgE/AlgH family protein; amino-acid sequence: MKTLTPSYLKHQFLIAMPHMADPNFAQTLTYIVEHNANGAMGLVVNRPQELNLADILEQLRPDDEAPASTLQIPIYQGGPVQTDRGFVLHTPERSFQATIELDGLSLSTSQDVLFAIAEGNGPKQSLITLGYAGWEAGQLEAELADNAWLNCPFDAEIIFGLASEQRLEAAAALLGINLSLLTSQAGHA
- a CDS encoding energy transducer TonB, giving the protein MTLPADIPADMLPPRVRPADRLGFTLFLAALVHLALILGVGFTVVKPSEIRHTMDITLATFKSEKPPEKADFQAQDNQQGSGTLDKKAVPKTTELAPFQDSKINKVTPPPAAKPETPPAPHKSAVATQASKLHKVEPKPKESKPQPKPAAATPDFDSSQLSSQIASLEAELSNEQQLYAKRPRIHRLNAASTMRDKGAWYKEEWRKKVERVGNLNYPDDARRQQIYGNLRMMVSINRDGSLYEVLVLESSGQPVLDQAAQRIVRLAAPFAPFTGDLAEFDRLEIIRTWRFARGDRLSSN